Proteins from one Corynebacterium testudinoris genomic window:
- a CDS encoding SLAC1 family transporter: MAVSPQSQQSQQPELPPVGPAWAGTLMGTSISSTLSLIHGWTWLAYGFLVIATVVLVVLSMGWLRHRNPGFHQEFMGPWGMVAMGVLALGAAWTGVTGMWSFQLIAYAIALPLGLITCLWQLRKFSGAPTFLWGLGLVAPMVAATSGGQLFAAGVLPRAFWVISVGCFALSFLTAVPTFARVYLALIRRTTSIPASMAGSTWIPLGIAGQSTAAAQVLFFGDKAAVIYGTTFFVVAIPMFIYAAYRYWGAAFTWANYSPAWWGATFPIGTMSLGCHYLSLATGLGWWDALSRIFLALVIIHLSLNTVRALKTA, encoded by the coding sequence ATGGCCGTGTCCCCGCAGTCTCAGCAGTCTCAGCAGCCGGAGCTCCCGCCGGTGGGTCCCGCGTGGGCTGGCACCCTCATGGGCACCTCCATCTCGTCGACGCTGAGCCTCATTCACGGATGGACGTGGCTGGCCTATGGCTTTCTCGTCATCGCCACCGTTGTCCTCGTCGTGTTGAGTATGGGCTGGCTAAGACACCGCAACCCGGGTTTTCACCAGGAGTTCATGGGCCCGTGGGGCATGGTCGCCATGGGCGTGCTGGCACTGGGAGCTGCCTGGACCGGTGTCACTGGAATGTGGAGCTTCCAACTCATCGCCTACGCGATCGCCTTGCCGCTGGGCCTGATCACCTGCCTGTGGCAGCTGCGTAAGTTCTCTGGCGCCCCGACGTTCCTCTGGGGGCTTGGCTTGGTGGCTCCCATGGTCGCGGCGACCTCGGGCGGGCAGCTCTTTGCTGCGGGGGTGTTGCCACGGGCCTTCTGGGTGATCTCGGTGGGCTGTTTCGCCCTCAGCTTCCTCACGGCCGTGCCCACCTTCGCCCGGGTCTACCTCGCCCTCATTCGGCGAACGACCTCCATTCCCGCGAGCATGGCCGGAAGCACGTGGATTCCCCTGGGCATCGCCGGGCAGTCCACCGCCGCCGCCCAGGTCCTCTTTTTCGGCGACAAGGCAGCGGTCATCTACGGCACGACCTTCTTCGTCGTGGCCATACCCATGTTCATCTATGCCGCTTATCGATACTGGGGAGCTGCCTTCACGTGGGCCAACTATTCCCCGGCGTGGTGGGGCGCCACCTTCCCCATTGGCACGATGAGCCTGGGCTGCCACTACCTTTCCTTGGCCACCGGCCTGGGATGGTGGGATGCCCTCAGCAGGATTTTCCTCGCCCTGGTGATCATCCACCTCTCCCTCAACACAGTTCGGGCCCTTAAGACTGCATAG
- a CDS encoding 3'-5' exonuclease, which produces MNFDATRMLSFDLETTSANPLEARIVTSALVRIDGRDVSAVEHLADPGVEIPEGAAKIHGITTEKARAEGRPHDEVLADTVQAIRQAWADGLTLVVFNASYDLTVLRKLTGDFTVTGPVFDPFVVDKIKDRYRPGRRTLTDLSEHYGVRLENAHEATSDALAAARIAWKQVKQWPELGTMDSDELMETQAVGYYERQKDFARYLEGQGKDPKTVNTSWPMQS; this is translated from the coding sequence ATGAACTTCGACGCCACCCGAATGCTGTCTTTTGACTTGGAAACCACCTCCGCCAACCCCCTGGAGGCACGCATTGTTACCTCTGCCCTCGTGCGCATTGATGGCAGGGATGTCAGCGCCGTCGAGCACCTCGCCGATCCGGGGGTGGAGATCCCGGAGGGGGCCGCGAAGATTCACGGCATCACCACGGAGAAGGCTCGGGCCGAGGGCCGCCCCCACGATGAAGTGCTCGCGGATACGGTGCAGGCCATTCGGCAGGCCTGGGCGGATGGCCTCACCCTCGTGGTGTTTAATGCCAGCTACGATCTGACGGTCTTGCGCAAGCTCACCGGTGATTTCACTGTCACCGGACCGGTGTTTGATCCATTCGTGGTGGACAAGATCAAGGACCGCTACCGCCCTGGGCGTCGAACGCTGACTGATTTGTCGGAGCACTATGGCGTGCGGCTAGAAAATGCGCATGAGGCCACCTCCGATGCGTTGGCTGCCGCGCGGATTGCCTGGAAGCAGGTGAAGCAGTGGCCGGAGTTGGGAACCATGGATTCGGATGAGCTCATGGAAACGCAGGCGGTGGGCTACTACGAGCGGCAGAAGGATTTCGCCCGCTACCTAGAAGGCCAGGGCAAGGACCCGAAGACGGTCAACACGAGTTGGCCTATGCAGTCTTAA